The following coding sequences lie in one Microvirga sp. 17 mud 1-3 genomic window:
- a CDS encoding DEAD/DEAH box helicase has product MSFAELGLSEKVQQAVAAAGYTEPTPIQAQAIPHVLARRDVLGIAQTGTGKTAAFTLPMLTLLESGRARARMPRTLILEPTRELAAQVEENFDRYGVNHKLSVALLIGGVSFGDQDAKITRGVDVLIATPGRLLDHFERGKLLLTGVELLVIDEADRMLDMGFIPDIERIVKLVPFTRQTLFFSATMPPEIQRLADAFLHNPVKVEVARAASTAATITQRLIATGSQDFEKRETLRELIRGATDLKNAIVFCNRKRDVAVLHRSLQKHGFNAAALHGDMDQHARMAALDSFRSGEIPLLVASDVAARGLDIPAVSHVFNYDIPHHAEDYVHRIGRTGRAGRAGAAFTLVGPGDEKSLSAIEKLIGQPVPWEGPTLEERPASSSPRVSSRRGRGTQERSRGRKVNIRASAAEAPVEEAPPPRAERAPVRERPAEKAQPRGRGRRDHNEADEPVVGLGDHVPAFLLRPATIKKTK; this is encoded by the coding sequence ATGTCGTTTGCCGAACTCGGACTTAGCGAGAAAGTTCAACAGGCCGTCGCGGCGGCCGGCTATACGGAGCCGACTCCGATCCAGGCCCAGGCCATTCCACATGTGCTGGCGCGCCGGGACGTGCTGGGCATTGCCCAGACAGGCACCGGCAAGACGGCTGCCTTCACGCTGCCGATGCTGACCCTCCTAGAAAGCGGGCGGGCCCGGGCGAGAATGCCGCGCACTCTGATCCTTGAGCCGACCCGGGAACTCGCCGCGCAGGTGGAAGAGAATTTCGACCGGTACGGGGTCAATCACAAGCTGTCGGTCGCTCTCCTGATCGGTGGCGTCTCGTTCGGGGACCAGGACGCCAAGATCACCCGCGGCGTCGACGTGCTGATTGCCACTCCGGGGCGCTTGCTCGACCATTTCGAGCGCGGCAAGCTGCTGCTCACCGGCGTGGAACTGCTCGTGATCGACGAGGCCGACCGGATGCTCGACATGGGCTTCATCCCGGATATCGAGCGGATCGTGAAGCTGGTCCCCTTCACGCGCCAGACCCTGTTTTTCTCGGCCACCATGCCGCCCGAGATCCAGCGGCTCGCGGATGCGTTCCTGCACAATCCCGTGAAGGTCGAGGTGGCGCGGGCAGCTTCGACGGCCGCGACCATCACCCAGCGCCTCATCGCCACGGGTTCCCAGGATTTCGAAAAGCGCGAGACCCTGCGCGAACTGATCCGCGGCGCAACTGACCTCAAGAACGCGATCGTCTTTTGCAACCGCAAGCGCGACGTGGCGGTGCTCCACCGCTCCCTGCAGAAGCACGGCTTCAACGCGGCGGCGCTCCATGGCGACATGGATCAGCACGCCCGCATGGCGGCACTCGACTCCTTCCGCAGCGGGGAAATCCCCCTGCTGGTGGCGAGCGACGTGGCCGCCCGCGGTCTCGATATCCCGGCCGTGAGCCACGTCTTCAACTATGACATCCCTCACCATGCGGAGGATTATGTCCACCGGATCGGCCGGACCGGCCGCGCCGGCCGCGCGGGCGCTGCCTTCACCCTCGTGGGCCCGGGCGACGAGAAGTCCCTCTCGGCCATCGAGAAGCTGATCGGCCAGCCCGTTCCGTGGGAGGGCCCGACCCTGGAGGAGAGGCCCGCCTCGTCGAGCCCTCGCGTTTCCTCCCGCCGCGGCCGCGGCACGCAGGAGCGATCCCGTGGCCGCAAGGTCAATATCCGGGCAAGCGCCGCCGAAGCCCCGGTCGAGGAGGCACCGCCGCCACGCGCCGAGAGGGCCCCGGTCCGGGAGCGTCCGGCCGAGAAGGCCCAGCCGCGGGGACGGGGACGCCGGGACCACAATGAGGCGGACGAGCCCGTCGTCGGCTTGGGCGATCACGTGCCGGCCTTTCTCCTGCGGCCTGCCACGATCAAGAAGACGAAGTAA
- a CDS encoding ATP-dependent Clp protease proteolytic subunit, which yields MRDPVALYNNTLVPMVVEQSNRGERAFDIYSRLLRERIIFLTGPVEDYSASLIVAQLLFLEAENPKKEISFYINSPGGVVTSGLSIYDTMQFIRCPVSTLCVGQAASMGSLLLTAGEPGQRFALSNARIMVHQPSGGYQGQVTDIMIHARESEALKRRLNEIYVRHTGQDIASVEQALERDNFMTADAAKEFGLIDQVLAKRPEPAAPQP from the coding sequence ATGAGAGACCCGGTCGCGTTGTACAACAACACGCTCGTCCCCATGGTGGTCGAGCAATCGAATCGCGGGGAACGCGCCTTCGACATCTATTCGCGTCTTCTGCGCGAACGGATTATCTTCCTGACCGGGCCGGTCGAAGATTACTCGGCCTCGCTGATCGTGGCACAGCTACTGTTCCTCGAGGCCGAGAACCCCAAGAAGGAAATTTCCTTCTATATCAATTCGCCGGGTGGCGTCGTGACCTCCGGCCTGTCGATCTACGACACCATGCAGTTCATCCGTTGCCCGGTCTCGACCCTGTGCGTGGGGCAGGCGGCTTCCATGGGCTCGCTCCTCCTGACTGCCGGTGAGCCGGGGCAGCGTTTCGCCCTGTCGAATGCCCGAATCATGGTCCACCAGCCCTCAGGCGGCTACCAGGGCCAGGTCACGGACATCATGATTCATGCCCGCGAGAGCGAGGCCCTGAAGCGCCGACTCAATGAAATCTACGTGAGGCATACGGGCCAGGACATCGCCTCCGTCGAGCAGGCCCTCGAGCGGGACAACTTCATGACGGCAGACGCCGCCAAGGAGTTCGGCCTCATCGACCAGGTCCTGGCTAAGCGCCCTGAGCCGGCCGCGCCGCAGCCCTGA
- a CDS encoding multicopper oxidase family protein, giving the protein MITRRAATAGLATILLGPSRLAGAATPGNSGPWRPLPAELVAAPGRKRLRPDAAAETEILTLGGHLNPAFRVKSGERLGFTFRNGTSAPLSLHIQGLRGPNDQDGVGRLTQGPVAPGEAFAYDLVPPEPGTFLIRPCLPGGSAEPMERGLSALLVIEEPSPPAVDLDLPLLIDDWRLAEDGTLAPFVPATAPESSAGRLGNLLAVNGDPVPQRIEAPPGGRVRLRIANACNARAMRLRFDGLKPAVIAVDGQPTEAFEPLKASLPLGPGSRYDLLADLPAEADAPAAIVALIGDGIPLVTFVTTGKAAPARPAIAPLVPNPKLPKAIALEKATRKDVLIQALDGKPGPWSLNGATGDAAAPLLKVKRGTPVVLTLINKTPFVQPFHLHGHVFRLLHALDDGWQPYFLDTVQVPENKTSRIAFVADNPGKWLLESMVTERFDAGLWTWIEVS; this is encoded by the coding sequence ATGATCACGCGCCGCGCCGCCACCGCCGGCCTCGCCACAATTCTCCTCGGCCCTTCCCGCCTCGCAGGTGCGGCGACCCCAGGCAATTCTGGTCCCTGGCGGCCCCTGCCAGCTGAGCTCGTGGCCGCCCCCGGACGCAAGCGCCTGCGGCCGGATGCTGCCGCGGAGACCGAGATCCTGACCCTGGGGGGACACCTCAACCCGGCCTTCCGGGTGAAGTCCGGAGAGCGGCTGGGCTTCACGTTCCGGAACGGTACATCCGCCCCCCTGAGCCTGCATATTCAAGGGCTTCGCGGCCCCAACGATCAGGACGGGGTCGGCCGCCTCACCCAGGGCCCGGTCGCACCCGGAGAGGCCTTCGCCTATGACCTCGTGCCTCCCGAGCCCGGCACTTTCCTGATCCGCCCGTGCTTGCCCGGCGGCAGTGCGGAGCCGATGGAGCGCGGTCTGTCGGCCCTCCTCGTCATCGAGGAACCCTCTCCGCCTGCCGTTGACCTCGATCTACCCCTTCTGATCGATGACTGGCGCCTCGCCGAAGACGGGACCTTGGCGCCCTTCGTTCCCGCAACGGCCCCGGAAAGTTCCGCGGGGCGGCTCGGTAACCTGCTGGCCGTGAATGGCGACCCCGTGCCGCAGCGGATCGAGGCGCCTCCTGGCGGCCGCGTGCGACTGCGGATTGCGAATGCCTGCAACGCCCGGGCCATGCGACTGCGCTTCGACGGCCTGAAACCCGCCGTCATCGCCGTGGACGGCCAGCCGACGGAGGCATTCGAGCCCCTGAAGGCGTCCCTCCCCCTGGGGCCCGGCAGCCGCTACGATCTTCTGGCTGACCTGCCCGCCGAGGCTGACGCCCCGGCAGCCATCGTGGCGCTGATCGGGGACGGTATACCTCTCGTCACCTTCGTGACGACCGGTAAGGCCGCACCGGCCAGGCCGGCCATAGCGCCTCTGGTGCCGAACCCGAAGCTGCCGAAAGCGATCGCCCTGGAAAAGGCAACCCGCAAGGACGTCCTTATCCAGGCTTTGGATGGGAAGCCGGGTCCCTGGAGCCTCAATGGCGCGACCGGCGACGCGGCGGCGCCGCTCCTCAAGGTGAAGCGTGGCACGCCTGTCGTTCTCACTCTGATAAACAAGACCCCATTCGTGCAGCCTTTCCACTTGCACGGGCACGTTTTCCGCCTGCTCCATGCCCTCGATGACGGATGGCAGCCTTACTTCCTCGACACCGTCCAGGTGCCTGAGAACAAGACCAGCAGGATCGCCTTCGTGGCGGATAATCCGGGCAAGTGGCTCCTGGAATCCATGGTGACGGAACGCTTCGATGCGGGCTTGTGGACCTGGATCGAGGTCAGCTGA
- a CDS encoding P-II family nitrogen regulator, translating to MKKIEAIIKPFKLDEVKEALQEVGLQGITVIEAKGFGRQKGHTELYRGAEYVVDFLPKVKLEIVLADDMVDSAIEAIRKAAQTGRIGDGKIFVSTVEEAVRIRTGETGSDAI from the coding sequence ATGAAAAAGATCGAAGCCATCATCAAGCCCTTCAAGCTCGATGAAGTCAAAGAAGCCCTCCAGGAGGTCGGACTCCAGGGCATCACGGTCATCGAGGCCAAGGGCTTCGGACGGCAGAAAGGCCATACCGAACTCTATCGGGGCGCCGAGTATGTGGTCGACTTCCTTCCCAAGGTGAAGCTCGAGATCGTGCTGGCCGACGACATGGTCGACAGCGCCATCGAGGCGATCCGCAAGGCCGCACAGACGGGCCGCATCGGGGACGGAAAGATTTTCGTGTCGACGGTGGAAGAAGCCGTCCGCATCAGAACGGGCGAAACCGGATCCGACGCGATCTGA
- a CDS encoding YafY family protein: MRKASRLFEIVQSLRLADAPVTAASIADSLGVTPRSIYRDIAALQAMGIPIQGGRGIGYRLKPGFELPPLMFSIDETEAVVLALALLERTGDEALKQSARSVVQKIAAAMPPPLRKTLSRNALHAWGAVAPAPTGIDLASVRVAIRDERVMEIAYRDGDGQATRRRIRPIALIYYAERANIVAWCELRQDLRQFRSDRVESGQMTDAFFKGEGDALRRAWVAGWSEA, from the coding sequence ATGCGGAAGGCATCACGTCTGTTCGAGATTGTGCAGAGCCTCAGACTGGCGGATGCGCCGGTCACGGCGGCGTCAATCGCCGATTCCCTTGGCGTCACGCCACGCTCCATTTACCGGGATATCGCCGCCCTGCAGGCCATGGGCATTCCGATCCAGGGTGGGCGCGGCATCGGCTATCGGCTCAAGCCCGGCTTCGAGCTTCCTCCGCTCATGTTCTCCATCGACGAGACGGAGGCCGTCGTCCTGGCGCTCGCTCTGTTGGAGAGGACCGGAGACGAAGCCCTCAAGCAATCGGCCCGGAGCGTTGTCCAGAAGATCGCTGCCGCTATGCCGCCGCCCCTGCGTAAAACCCTGTCCCGCAATGCGCTTCATGCCTGGGGCGCGGTGGCGCCTGCGCCGACGGGCATCGATCTCGCGTCCGTCCGGGTCGCGATCCGCGACGAGCGGGTGATGGAGATCGCCTATCGGGACGGGGACGGACAGGCGACCCGGCGACGGATCCGTCCCATCGCGCTGATCTATTATGCCGAGCGGGCCAACATCGTCGCCTGGTGCGAGCTGCGCCAGGATCTGCGCCAGTTCCGGAGCGACCGGGTGGAATCCGGCCAGATGACGGATGCCTTTTTCAAGGGAGAGGGCGATGCCCTGCGGCGTGCCTGGGTCGCGGGCTGGTCGGAGGCATGA
- a CDS encoding alpha/beta fold hydrolase has protein sequence MAETLVLIPGLANTSSLYEAQIRALSADWQIMVADHTQDDSLAGIAARLLADAPERFALAGLSMGGYVAMEVLRQAPERVERLALLNTSARPDGDQAREDRLRMIALAEAGRFEDVIARLWPRLVSERGQTDPALKERILSMMRAVGPEAYIRQQKAILGRPDSRPLLPGIEIPTLVLVGDEDAVTPPDIAREMAEAIEWASLVVVPGAGHLSTLERPKEVSHALRIWLEQSRRGI, from the coding sequence ATGGCCGAGACACTCGTATTGATTCCAGGACTCGCCAATACATCCAGCCTGTACGAAGCGCAAATCCGCGCCTTGTCTGCGGACTGGCAGATCATGGTCGCCGACCATACCCAGGACGACTCATTGGCGGGCATCGCGGCCCGCCTCCTGGCCGATGCTCCGGAGCGCTTTGCGCTCGCGGGGCTGTCCATGGGCGGCTATGTGGCCATGGAAGTCTTGAGGCAAGCGCCGGAGCGGGTCGAGCGGCTGGCGCTCCTTAATACCAGTGCCCGGCCCGATGGCGATCAGGCCCGGGAGGATCGTCTCCGGATGATCGCCCTTGCCGAGGCCGGCCGTTTTGAGGACGTGATCGCCCGCCTCTGGCCGCGCCTCGTCTCCGAGCGGGGCCAAACCGATCCCGCCTTGAAGGAGCGCATTCTCTCCATGATGCGCGCTGTCGGGCCCGAGGCCTATATCCGGCAGCAAAAAGCCATCCTCGGCCGCCCGGATTCGCGTCCGCTGCTGCCCGGGATCGAGATTCCGACCCTTGTCCTTGTCGGCGACGAGGACGCCGTTACGCCGCCGGACATCGCCCGGGAAATGGCCGAAGCGATCGAATGGGCGTCGCTCGTCGTGGTTCCGGGGGCAGGGCACCTCTCGACCCTCGAGCGGCCAAAGGAGGTCAGCCATGCCCTTCGGATCTGGCTGGAACAATCTCGGCGCGGGATATGA
- the tig gene encoding trigger factor — MQVTETLSQGLKREFKVVLPATELEQRLNDELSTLKDRVKINGFRPGKVPVGHLRRVYGRSVMADVLQNAVNEANRKIVEDNSLKLAHEPQVKLPEAQDEIEKVMDAKGDLAFTVALEVLPEFELVDLSDVQVKRPIAEVADAEITESLERMAKQNRTFEPKKGKAAEGDRVLVDFVGRIDGTEFEGGKGEDIRVELGSNTFIPGFEDQLVGVKAGDTKLVKVTFPANYLAAHLAGKEAEFDVTVKEVEAPGELKIDDELAKGFGMESLDKLKDAIRSAIQRDFEAQSRRKVKKELLDALDAKYSFELPPSLVEQEFNAVWAQVQGDMKTNNRTFEDEDTTEEEARAEYQKIAERRVRLGLVLAQIGEKTDIKISDDEVTQALVERVRQYPGQEKQVWDFYRKNPQALAEIRAPLFEEKVVDQILSQVKVEEETVSKEALFGDDEDEEAASESKPKSKAKGAKKSSKSE; from the coding sequence ATGCAGGTGACGGAAACTCTGTCCCAAGGCTTGAAGCGAGAATTCAAGGTTGTTCTTCCGGCGACGGAGCTGGAGCAGCGTCTCAACGATGAGCTGTCGACCCTTAAGGACCGGGTGAAAATCAATGGTTTTCGTCCGGGCAAGGTGCCGGTGGGGCACCTGCGCAGGGTCTACGGCCGCTCGGTGATGGCCGACGTCCTTCAGAATGCCGTCAACGAGGCGAACCGCAAGATCGTCGAGGACAACAGCCTCAAGCTCGCCCATGAGCCGCAAGTGAAGCTGCCGGAGGCCCAGGACGAGATCGAGAAGGTGATGGACGCCAAGGGCGATCTCGCTTTCACGGTGGCGCTCGAGGTCCTGCCCGAGTTCGAGCTGGTCGACCTGTCCGACGTTCAGGTGAAGCGCCCCATCGCGGAAGTCGCTGATGCCGAGATCACCGAATCGCTCGAGCGGATGGCGAAGCAGAACCGCACCTTCGAGCCCAAGAAGGGCAAGGCCGCCGAGGGCGACCGTGTGCTCGTGGACTTCGTCGGCCGCATCGACGGCACGGAATTCGAGGGCGGCAAGGGTGAGGACATCCGGGTCGAGCTCGGCTCCAACACCTTCATCCCGGGCTTCGAGGACCAGCTCGTCGGCGTGAAGGCCGGCGACACCAAGCTCGTAAAGGTCACGTTCCCGGCCAATTACCTGGCGGCCCACCTAGCCGGCAAGGAAGCCGAGTTCGACGTGACCGTGAAGGAGGTCGAGGCTCCGGGCGAGCTGAAGATCGACGACGAGCTCGCCAAGGGCTTCGGCATGGAGTCCCTGGACAAGCTGAAGGACGCCATCCGCAGCGCCATCCAGCGGGATTTCGAGGCCCAGTCTCGCCGCAAGGTGAAAAAGGAGCTCCTCGACGCTCTCGACGCCAAGTACAGCTTCGAGCTGCCCCCGAGCCTCGTCGAGCAGGAATTCAATGCGGTCTGGGCCCAGGTCCAGGGCGATATGAAGACCAATAACCGGACCTTCGAGGACGAGGATACCACCGAGGAAGAGGCTCGCGCCGAGTACCAGAAGATCGCGGAGCGCCGCGTCCGTCTCGGCTTGGTGCTTGCACAGATCGGTGAGAAGACCGATATCAAGATCTCCGACGACGAGGTCACCCAGGCTCTCGTCGAGCGGGTTCGCCAATATCCGGGCCAAGAGAAGCAGGTTTGGGATTTCTACCGCAAGAATCCGCAGGCTCTGGCCGAGATCCGGGCGCCCCTGTTCGAGGAAAAGGTCGTCGATCAGATCCTGTCCCAGGTGAAGGTCGAGGAAGAGACCGTTTCCAAGGAAGCGCTTTTCGGCGACGACGAGGACGAGGAGGCTGCCTCCGAGTCCAAGCCGAAGTCGAAGGCCAAGGGCGCCAAGAAATCCAGCAAGAGCGAGTAA
- a CDS encoding NAD(P)H-hydrate dehydratase, producing MTRPEPLLSAHQMREADAAAIAAGTPGFTLMTRAGQAVADVAARMAAPGSRVVVAAGPGNNGGDGFVAATLLAAQGYRVTVALLGERDRLKGDAALAAAEWTGETTSLADAPFEKADLILDALFGTGLVRDLEGKARQAVERINASGRRVLAVDLPSGLDSDSGAVRGVAALAERTVTFAARKPGLLLLPGRHYCGEVVLADIDIDPRPGAARIDTFANSPSLWSKFLPRPEASGHKYDRGHTLVVSGGATRTGAARLAARAALRIGSGLVTVASPPEALGVNAAHLTAVMLRGCDGPEGLHAILADERFNTLILGPALGVHAGTRAMVTVAVHARRNLVLDADALTSFEGLASELHGVFAAPTVLTPHSGEFVRLFKGHADLLDPPSKLERARRAAAYTGAVVVFKGADTVIAAPDGRAAINENGTAYLATAGTGDTLCGIVGGLMAQHMPAFEAACAGVWIHAEAGVAFGPGLISEDLAEMVPGVLRRLLS from the coding sequence ATGACCCGCCCTGAACCGCTCCTGTCCGCACATCAGATGAGAGAGGCCGACGCCGCTGCGATCGCGGCCGGCACCCCGGGCTTTACTCTCATGACAAGGGCCGGACAGGCTGTTGCCGATGTCGCTGCGCGGATGGCGGCCCCCGGATCCCGGGTGGTGGTGGCGGCCGGGCCGGGTAACAACGGCGGGGACGGTTTCGTCGCGGCTACGCTTTTGGCCGCACAGGGCTATCGCGTCACAGTCGCGCTCCTGGGCGAGCGGGACCGGCTCAAGGGAGATGCTGCGCTCGCGGCAGCGGAATGGACCGGCGAGACAACTTCTCTGGCGGACGCGCCCTTCGAAAAGGCCGACCTCATTCTCGATGCCCTGTTCGGGACAGGCCTCGTCCGCGATCTCGAGGGCAAGGCCCGCCAGGCAGTGGAGCGCATAAACGCCTCGGGTCGCCGCGTCCTGGCAGTCGACCTGCCGTCAGGCCTCGATAGCGATTCGGGGGCCGTGCGGGGAGTCGCCGCCCTGGCCGAGCGGACCGTGACCTTCGCGGCCCGTAAGCCCGGGCTTCTGCTCCTGCCGGGGCGACATTATTGCGGCGAGGTCGTGCTTGCCGATATCGACATCGATCCCAGGCCTGGCGCTGCCCGCATCGATACCTTTGCCAACAGCCCAAGCCTCTGGAGCAAATTCCTGCCGAGGCCCGAGGCGAGCGGGCATAAATATGACCGTGGCCATACCCTGGTCGTCTCGGGAGGCGCGACCCGCACGGGTGCGGCCCGGCTGGCCGCCCGCGCTGCCCTGCGGATTGGGTCCGGCCTTGTCACGGTTGCATCACCGCCGGAGGCTCTCGGGGTTAATGCGGCCCATCTCACGGCCGTGATGCTGCGGGGCTGTGACGGCCCGGAGGGGCTGCATGCGATTCTTGCGGATGAGCGGTTCAACACCCTGATTCTCGGGCCTGCCCTTGGGGTGCATGCCGGCACTCGCGCCATGGTGACGGTGGCAGTTCATGCCCGGCGCAACCTTGTCCTCGACGCAGACGCCCTGACGTCCTTCGAGGGGCTGGCTTCGGAGCTTCACGGGGTTTTCGCAGCCCCAACGGTCCTCACCCCACATTCGGGAGAGTTCGTGCGCCTGTTCAAGGGACACGCGGATCTCCTTGATCCGCCTTCGAAACTTGAGCGTGCGCGGCGAGCAGCTGCCTATACGGGGGCCGTGGTGGTGTTCAAGGGAGCGGACACGGTAATCGCCGCGCCCGACGGCCGGGCGGCCATCAACGAGAATGGCACGGCTTATCTGGCGACGGCCGGAACGGGCGATACCCTCTGCGGCATCGTCGGCGGCCTGATGGCCCAGCACATGCCCGCCTTCGAGGCAGCCTGCGCGGGCGTCTGGATCCATGCGGAAGCAGGGGTAGCGTTCGGGCCGGGCCTGATTTCGGAGGACTTGGCGGAGATGGTGCCGGGGGTGCTGCGGCGTCTTCTCAGCTGA
- the glnA gene encoding type I glutamate--ammonia ligase — protein MQTAKDVLKAIKDNDIRYVDFRFTDPRGKWQHVTFDQSMIDEDVFADGVMFDGSSIAGWKAINESDMTLMPDPSTAQMDPFFSAATLSIVCDILDPATGEPYNRDPRGIAKKAEAFLKSTGVGDTVYVGPEAEFFVFDDVKFMADPYNTGFKLDASELPTNGDTDYEGGNLGHRIPMKGGYFPVPPLDSAQDMRGEMLAAMAAMGVTVEKHHHEVASAQHELGTKFNTLVRTADEMQIYKYCIHNVAQSYGKTATFMPKPVYGDNGSGMHVHQSIWKGGKPMFAGNKYADLSQECLWYIGGIIKHAKALNAFTNPSTNSYKRLVPGYEAPVLLAYSARNRSASCRIPWTTSPKAKRVEVRFPDPTANPYLAFAALLMAGLDGIQNKIDPGPAMDKDLYDLPPRELKKIPTVCGSLREALASLDKDRAFLKAGGVFSDDFIDSFIELKMAEVARFEMTPHPVEFQMYYSC, from the coding sequence ATGCAGACCGCCAAGGATGTGCTCAAGGCGATCAAGGACAACGACATCAGGTATGTCGACTTCCGCTTCACGGATCCCCGTGGCAAGTGGCAGCACGTGACTTTCGACCAGTCCATGATCGACGAGGACGTGTTCGCCGACGGCGTCATGTTCGACGGATCCTCCATCGCAGGCTGGAAGGCGATCAACGAGTCGGACATGACCCTCATGCCCGATCCGTCCACGGCGCAGATGGACCCGTTCTTCTCGGCCGCCACCCTGTCCATTGTCTGCGATATCCTCGATCCGGCAACCGGCGAGCCCTATAACCGCGACCCGCGCGGCATCGCCAAGAAGGCCGAGGCCTTCCTGAAATCCACCGGCGTGGGCGACACGGTCTATGTGGGCCCCGAGGCCGAGTTCTTCGTGTTCGACGACGTGAAGTTCATGGCCGACCCGTACAACACGGGCTTCAAGCTCGATGCCTCCGAGCTGCCGACCAACGGCGACACGGACTACGAAGGCGGCAATCTCGGCCACCGTATCCCCATGAAGGGCGGCTACTTCCCGGTTCCGCCGCTCGATTCGGCCCAGGACATGCGCGGCGAGATGCTCGCCGCCATGGCCGCCATGGGCGTGACGGTCGAGAAGCACCACCACGAGGTGGCCTCGGCCCAGCACGAACTCGGCACGAAGTTCAACACGCTGGTCCGCACCGCCGACGAGATGCAGATCTACAAGTACTGCATTCACAACGTCGCGCAATCCTATGGAAAGACGGCGACTTTCATGCCGAAGCCGGTCTATGGCGACAACGGCTCGGGCATGCACGTGCACCAGTCGATCTGGAAGGGCGGCAAGCCCATGTTCGCGGGCAACAAGTATGCCGACCTCTCGCAGGAGTGCCTCTGGTACATCGGCGGCATCATCAAGCACGCCAAAGCACTGAACGCCTTCACCAACCCGTCCACGAACTCCTACAAGCGTCTCGTGCCGGGCTATGAGGCCCCGGTTCTGCTGGCCTATTCGGCCCGCAACCGCTCCGCCTCCTGCCGCATTCCGTGGACGACCTCGCCGAAGGCGAAGCGCGTCGAGGTCCGCTTCCCTGACCCCACCGCCAACCCCTACCTGGCGTTTGCGGCCCTCCTCATGGCCGGTCTCGACGGCATCCAGAACAAGATCGATCCCGGCCCGGCAATGGACAAGGACCTCTATGACCTTCCGCCGCGCGAGCTGAAGAAGATCCCGACCGTCTGCGGTAGCTTGCGTGAAGCGCTTGCCAGCCTCGACAAGGACCGCGCCTTCCTGAAGGCCGGCGGGGTTTTCAGCGACGACTTCATCGACAGCTTCATCGAGCTGAAGATGGCCGAGGTCGCCCGGTTCGAGATGACCCCGCATCCGGTCGAGTTCCAGATGTACTATTCCTGCTGA
- a CDS encoding outer membrane beta-barrel protein: MKKILLSSVAFLGLTAGAMAADLPSRVAPAPVMAVPVFTWTGFYVGVNAGYGWNTDNGNRYFDPAIGYYADGGSDGGFVGGAQAGYNYQMGMFVLGLEADIQYADRSRDNRYGYAYYGYGRSSDDWFGTVRARAGVAFDRALVYATGGFAYGDGNGGWTLGGGLEYAFTNNLSAKVEGLYVRLNDGHRYDGYFVDYAGGRERDAFGVVRAGLNYRFGSY, from the coding sequence ATGAAGAAGATCCTTCTCTCCTCTGTGGCCTTCCTGGGCCTGACCGCTGGCGCGATGGCGGCCGACCTGCCTTCGCGCGTGGCCCCGGCTCCGGTCATGGCCGTCCCGGTCTTCACCTGGACCGGCTTCTATGTCGGCGTGAACGCGGGCTATGGCTGGAACACCGATAACGGCAACCGCTATTTCGATCCGGCGATCGGCTACTATGCCGATGGCGGCAGCGACGGCGGCTTCGTCGGCGGCGCTCAGGCCGGCTACAACTACCAGATGGGCATGTTCGTCCTCGGTCTCGAGGCTGACATCCAGTACGCCGACCGCAGCCGCGACAATCGCTATGGCTATGCCTATTATGGCTACGGCCGTTCCTCCGACGATTGGTTCGGCACCGTCCGCGCCCGCGCCGGCGTGGCCTTCGACCGTGCTCTCGTCTACGCCACGGGCGGCTTCGCTTATGGCGACGGCAATGGCGGATGGACGCTTGGTGGCGGTCTCGAATACGCCTTCACCAACAACCTGAGCGCCAAGGTCGAAGGCCTCTACGTGCGTCTCAACGACGGCCATCGCTATGACGGATACTTCGTCGATTACGCCGGCGGCCGCGAGCGCGATGCGTTCGGCGTGGTTCGCGCCGGCCTGAACTACCGCTTCGGCAGCTACTAA
- a CDS encoding LysE family translocator has translation MTYSANLWLFLTLLLGIIVIPGMDMLFVLANALTGGKRAGLAATAGIMVGGAAHTLFGALGVSLIFGLAPQIFTALLYAGAAYMAWIGITLLRSSIAVGTVGTVDTRSYWTAFRQGAVTCLLNPKAYLFVLAVYPQFLLPRYGAIWLQALVMGIMTVLMQLAVYGSLALAADRSRTFLVASPRTTAWIGRGAGLLLIAIAAMTALRAPVG, from the coding sequence ATGACCTATAGCGCAAATCTCTGGCTTTTTCTCACACTTCTTCTTGGCATTATCGTCATTCCGGGCATGGACATGCTGTTCGTTCTTGCCAATGCGCTCACGGGCGGAAAGCGGGCCGGCCTCGCGGCGACCGCAGGGATCATGGTGGGAGGGGCGGCACACACATTGTTCGGCGCCCTTGGCGTGAGCTTGATCTTCGGACTGGCGCCGCAGATCTTCACCGCCCTGCTCTATGCGGGGGCCGCCTACATGGCCTGGATCGGGATCACGCTTCTGCGCAGTTCCATCGCGGTCGGGACCGTCGGGACAGTCGATACGCGCTCCTACTGGACCGCCTTTCGCCAAGGCGCGGTCACCTGCCTCCTCAACCCGAAAGCCTATCTGTTCGTGCTTGCGGTCTATCCCCAGTTCCTGCTGCCCCGCTACGGCGCCATCTGGCTCCAGGCCCTCGTCATGGGGATCATGACGGTGCTGATGCAGCTTGCGGTTTATGGAAGCCTCGCCCTCGCGGCCGATCGTAGCCGCACCTTCCTGGTCGCAAGCCCGCGCACCACTGCCTGGATCGGACGCGGCGCCGGCCTCCTGTTGATCGCCATCGCGGCCATGACGGCCCTGCGGGCGCCTGTGGGGTAA